A part of Acropora palmata chromosome 8, jaAcrPala1.3, whole genome shotgun sequence genomic DNA contains:
- the LOC141890641 gene encoding serine palmitoyltransferase 2-like, which translates to MSQRSHLTSHRSHKSNSIGLPNDKTQSSILQEDKYRDKDAPFIEVFLSFLFCFHLTFFSFLRELLVKLGLRRSRAPKERENKGFAPLYSYFDYFFFKNIYIPCSWAFNMPISSAPGPNIELMERVTEDGGWNHRLTGKKVQAINTGSYNYLGFAGNVGPCVEAAEEAVNKHGLAFCSSRQEYGSIALHHELETLVARFVGKPAAMVFGMGFATNSTNIPTLVGKGDLIVSDELNHSSLITGARLSGAEVKVFKHNDMKSLESVLRQSVVQGQSHKKRPWKKILIIAEGVYSMEGSVLRLPEVVALKKKYKAFLYLDEAHSIGAVGPNGRGVTDYFGVDPADVEIMMGTFTKSFGAAGGYIAATQEVINHIRGRSHSAGYASSMSPPVAMQIMSAMKIIMGEDGTDEGKKRLATFAENNKYFRRRSREMGLLVLGHDVSPIIPLMIFSPSKGCAALRELGRRKIAVVGVSFPVTPTLTQSRLRICLSAAHTIEMLDKVLEGLDYVGDFLGLKNGKRSKK; encoded by the exons ATGTCGCAGAGGTCGCATTTGACGAGCCATCGGTCTCATAAGTCAAACAGTATTGGTTTGCCAAACGATAAAACTCAGTCATCAATTCTCCAGGAAGATAAGTATAGGGACAAAGACGCACCCTTCATCGAAGTTTTTTTGTCGTTTctgttttgctttcatttgacatttttcagtttcttacGAGAGTTACTGGTGAAACTCGGACTCAGACGATCGAGGGCACCCAAGGAAAGGGAAAACAAG GGCTTCGCCCCTCTTTATTCGTACTTcgattacttttttttcaagaatatCTATATTCCGTGCAGTTGGGCTTTTAACATGCCAATTAGCAGTGCACCAGGTCCGAATATTGAACTTATGGAAAGAGTGACAGAGGATGGTGGATGGAATCACAG GTTGACTGGAAAAAAAGTACAGGCGATTAACACAGGATCCTATAACTACCTTGGGTTTGCGGGAAATGTTGGGCCATGCGTTGAAGCCGCCGAGGAAGCAGTAAACAAACATGGTCTGGCTTTTTGTAGCTCAAGGCAAGAGTATG GCTCAATTGCTCTCCACCATGAGCTGGAAACTCTTGTAGCTAGGTTTGTTGGAAAACCTGCTGCAATGGTGTTTGGCATGGGTTTTGCGACAAACTCTACCAACATCCCTACTCTGGTGGGCAAGGGAGATTTGATCGTCAGCGACGAGCTTAATCATTCTTCATTGATTACTGGAGCTCGATTATCAGGCGCTGAAGTAAAAGTCTTCAAACATAACG ACATGAAGAGTCTTGAAAGTGTTCTACGACAATCAGTTGTGCAGGGACAATCGCACAAAAAAAGACCCTGGAAAAAAATACTTATCATTGCCGAAGGCGTTTACAG TATGGAAGGTTCTGTCCTACGGTTACCTGAGgtggtggctcttaaaaagAAGTACAAAGCGTTTCTCTATTTGGACGAGGCCCACAGTATTGGCGCTGTAGGTCCTAATGGAAGGGGTGTCACAGATTACTTTGGGGTGGACCCTGCTGATGTTGAGATCATGATGGGAACATTTACCAAGAGTTTTGGAGCAGCGGGCGGTTACATTGCCGCAACGCAG GAGGTAATCAACCATATCAGAGGCCGTTCTCATAGTGCAGGGTATGCTTCTTCCATGTCGCCACCAGTTGCAATGCAAATAATGTCAGCTATGAAAATTATTATGGGAGAAGATGGTACTGATGAAG GTAAGAAAAGGCTGGCAACTTTtgctgaaaacaacaa GTATTTCAGACGACGAAGTAGAGAAATGGGACTTCTTGTTTTAGGTCACGATGTGTCACCTATAATTCCATTGATGATCTTCTCACCAAGCAAAGGATG TGCAGCTTTACGTGAACTGGGAAGGCGGAAAATAGCAGTTGTTGGCGTCTCATTTCCCGTCACTCCAACTTTGACTCAGAGCCGCTTAAGGATATGTCTATCAGCTGCACACACTATTGAAATGCTAGACAAG GTTCTCGAGGGCCTGGATTATGTGGGAGACTTTCTTGGATTAAAGAATGGGAAAAGATCCAAGAAATAA